GTAGAAGGGGTCGGACTGAAAGACGATTGGCGATTTGAGCCTCCAAAATTACTCATCCGGGAAGCTGGTGTTGGCTTCTACGCAACTGTCGATTACACAGATGCACGTTGTTTGAAATCTGTAATGTCTTTCCGTCCAAAAGAAGACCGCGAAGAGCCGTTTGAGAAATACGATCTTGAGTATTTCTTGGGCTTCCTCAACACTCGTGCTATGCTCTACTACTATGCTAAGGTCAAAGGCATCGTTGAGTGGCAATCATTCCCACGGCACCCTCAGAGCTTCATTATGTCTCTCCCTATCCCCGAGATCGACTTTGATGATCCGGACGAACGAGAAGATTATGAGGAATTTGTAGAGTTAGTCAGGAAGGCGACCAGCGACGATCAGCAGATTGACGAGGAGTTGGATTGGGAAATCGAGAGAGCCGCATTGGATCTATACGGCATTCCCGACGAAAACCGTCCCCGAATTTGGAATGAGTTGAAGAAGCTACAGCGACTCAGGATTGTACGCGAGTTATTCCCCGATGCCGGTTCCGAATAGTCTGAATAGTCAGTTCATCATCAAGTTTATGTCAAATGGGAATCGAATAATTGTATGACCAAAACAAGGGAATGTTCGCTATATCGTTGTAAGAACTGTCATATTGTAGTCGGCCAAAAATCGAGTAAAATGTTTAGTCCAAGTAATTCTTGTCCTGTTTGTGACAATTCAGGGTGGGAAGAAGTAGAGGTTGCCTAAGACATTCATTCTCCAACACCCACAATTACTGACCATACCTTACTAACCACAACTTTTGCAGACCCATCCACGAGTCGTCACAGTAACAGAACTACCACAATACGGGTACCAACTATTTCGTCTCATACATAGAACACAGATGCCTCACAACTCCCGACTATGTGATTTGTCATATCGCAACCTCGCATCTCTCAGAGCCTTCTGACGGCAAACAGGAAAACATTCAGTCCCGGTCGAAACCGCAACACGACTCAATCAGAGGAACATCGAGTGGCTCATAAGCTTATGTGCAGACCGTCTATGCTCTCGGTTCTGTGTGTTCGGACGAAAAGCGCGCTTCGGCACGCAAGGCCAGAATATCATCAACCAACTGAATTATTGTGGTCTCAATTCGGCTGAATCGGTACACGTGGATCTTCCAAACCACAATATCAAAATCTCGTTCGCCTAAATGGATTCTGACAGGTTTCCCATAATACGATCAATCCCCTTCGGGTACTTAGAAAAACTCATCCTGAGCTTATCTGAGGCGTACAAGAGGACTCAGGAGGTAGTTCACAGATCGTGGATGTTCCAATTCAATGCATTCAGTCGAAAACCGCGCCTCGATATCCCACGTGGACGGCTATAGGAAACTCCTGAAATTCCAAAAAATTCTGTCGGGCTTACCTCTATACCGACCACGCCCGGACTGACCGTGTCACAACCTATTTCACTCTCCGGACTTCGGAGGATCAGGCCGCCACCATACCACAGCCAACCCCCCAATCTTCTTCTTCCGAATGTCACCACGCTCCGTTAACGCCTCAAGCTTGTTGTAAGCGGTTCTCTGCGCGACGTCAAGGGCTTCTGCTACCTCGCTCGTCGTCCGGGGTTCCGTATCCGTAAACAGTTCAAGGACGTCGTCGATAGACACAGTCTCCTGGTACCTACCTCCCTCGTCGCGTTTTCGTCCCATAACACCGTATTTGACGCACGAGACAATACCTCTTTCCACTGCACACGTGGGCAACCGGTACAGCTATATCCTATGCTTACGTAGGTGAAGGTGAGAAGAACGGCTCCCTCAGAGCGTGAAAACGCCGGGTGGTTGGAACACCCGGAGTCGGCTTCTCGGATTGGAGAAAGCCAATGGCAACTATCGAAAGCGGTAGACAAAAGAGTGCTGTTGAGTACCTGAAATTCGGCGCGAAGACGTCCAAGCGCGTCACGTGGGAGTCGTGGGAGTTCACGATTGAATCCCCGCACTTGGTTCGCGTCACTAATGCGTCCTACGGGATTGAGAAAGACGACCACAGTTACCTCGTCGGCGTTGAGAATCGAGACGACGTCCTCGTTCCGGCTGAGTGCGAGTGTCCGGCAGATATGTACAACGAGGAGTACGACTGCAAGCATAAGGTCGCGTTGGCGACGGTCGGCGGTCCTGTCGTCCTTGAAGCGTCCGTGAACTTCCCGACTCCGAGAGCAGATCCCGAGCGGACGAATCTCTCACCGCTTTCGGATAGACTCCGAACGGACGGAGGAACCACGGCAGAGAAAGGCAACGAAGAAGCACAACCACTCGGTTCGTCGGAATACGAGGAGTGCGAAGAGTGTGCAAAGCTCTCCGACGATTTCCCGTGTTTCCCCTGCTTCATCAACGGTAGAAAGGAACTGCCGAAATAGGTCGACCGCGGGACAGCACCCGGTTTGATTTACTGTTTAAATTTCGAATGATGATCTATTCAAACCGTGCTATACAGTTATCAATAATTCTTAAATACTCTCACTGTGTCTAATTAGTGAGAAAGCCCCTGAGCGTCTGCTATGGGTGCAGAGCTGTCTGATAACCTGAACTTACCAATAAGGTTATGTCCTCAGCGTACCGATATAGGTTAGAGAAAAGCCTGAGCGTCTGCTACGGACCAATTTGGTCATTCTCGCGGGTACGTGTATAGATAGCTTCTCAATAGCTGTTTGTGAGTCAATAGTCAATTCGACCACTGTAAGGTCTTGAGTCACGACTATCGCGCTCATACGTCACACTGCGGCCGTCGCTGAGTCGAGAGGCTCTTTCTCATAAGGAGTTGAATAAGTATGATAGCCACTGACAAGACTGTCTCGAACGAAGTAACGACTACCTTCAATTCGGATGAAATACCTTGCGTTCAGTACGGTTTCCCCGAGGATAAGGGACCATTCCGTGAGCCAAAACTTCGGACTATCTTCGATCCAATTCCTGAGGGTGCAATAACGGTCAGCCCGATCTATCTTCTCACACAGAAACAGTATGATCGGCAGGAACGATTTGAGACGGGATATGAGGTATCTGAGTACCGGATAATAGCGACCGAACTACAGGACGAATGCGAGTCTAAAGGGCGAGTTCGTTATCCGGTTCACGTCGAAAGCGACGTTCTCCGCGAAGAGGGTGGCGAGACCCTGATTGAATGGTTCCGTGAGTTCGTCGAAGAATGGCTCAATGTTCCGTTCAAAAGCTGTGATCTGTATTTTTCAGGGAGCAGGTCGATTCACGTCCACGTTCCGCGTTTTGTATCTGGTGAAGACGCGCGTAAACGACTCAAGCAGACGGCTGAATCCTTTTGCGAGGAAACCGGAGCCGAGTTAGACTGTGGACTATACAGCTCTAAGAGACTCTTCCGCCTACCCGGAGTAAAACACGAAAAGACCGGCCTTCCGAAAGTAGAGATCGGGGATACTTGGGATGATGTCGAAGTGTTCAAAAAGGTACAGCAAGGGGCTGAAATCCCCGAGTCGTATGAGGTGGTTCTAAGAGACCTTTTCATCCTAGATAAAACTGTACGCCTCACGACGGAGCCTGAGGGGACGTACAACCCCTTCACGAAGGCCAATATCTTTGAATCAGAAAGGTCTCGGTTGCGGTTCAACACTACCGAGGCGGAAACCCGGCTGCCACTCATAGAACAGCAGGAACACCCGGACGATCCCGCTGACGTTCCTCTGTGGGCGCAGTACAACTACAAGGAGTTCTCACCGTATGCGCTCGCGGCGGGTAACGGTCGGAGTGTAGCGGCACTTGAAGTCAAGGGCGGAGCATTCGCCCGGAGAGACGTACGAGAAGGGGCTACACTGATCCCTGCGTACTTCTTCGGAGCGCAAGGGTGTGCAGGTCGTGAGTTTATCAAGGAAACCGAACACGCGCCACTCCAACTCTCAGACCGTGACTATGAGAAGTGGGACTACGCCGAAGGTGACTACGTCGTCATCATCGGCGGACAAAGCCGAAGCTCTCGTATCTTCGGTGTTAAGCCGTATCAGGCGGCAACTGTCGGGAAAATTCTAATGAGAGAAGGAGGGGGAAGAGCAGAGGCGCTTGAGTATCTGAGCAATGAAGAGTTTGATATAGGAGCGGCAGGGTCGGCTGTGTCAAAACCGTCGGTAAAGACGAAAAGGCGCGCGGACAACTCTACTTCCCAACCGAAACCAAGTCAAAAATCTGAGGCTGCTAAACTTCAACAGAGGGCCGAGCAGTATGGTATCAAATCACTCGGCCATATAGAGAGATTACGCGTGGCAAACCGGCTCCTCAAACAAGATTGGGAGGTTGCGTGGGAGTGGTTCAAACAACAATTTGGTTCAGAGTTCAAACCCGATGTGACGTGGACTCACTTCAAGAGTATCTGTGAGAACACTAAATACGGAAATGACTACTCCCACGTGAAAGTTCCAAAACGGCCGTACTGATCGGCTCCGTTGATCGAGAAAAAATTTCTCACTTCTATCCTCTACAACCAATATCTCTATCTGATGTCTCTATCTCCGTATGTGTTTACCATCTATGTCTATACTCTATTGCCCCCCCGGCCACCCACCTCTGTTATGGTGCGAAACCGGCCGACCGCGGCGAGGTGACTTCTCGAATCGAGGGTAGAGTATATAAAACAATCATCCGCCAAATCGAAGGCGAAAACATTCCCGAAGGCAGCCGGCGGATTCGGGTACGATAACGGCTTACGGAAAAACTATTATGAGTACAACAACCGTTGAGAGCGAAGCGGCTGAGTTTCTGACTACCCCCGAGCGGACAACCTCAATCACAAAGTTCAGTGATGGAGAAATAGGCGCGGCGACAATCGTTCTTGATGCTGAAGCTCTGTCAGCCCTCGGAATCTCCAAATCGGCCGATGGAGTTACCTTCCAAGTCAAGAACGGGGTGTTGACAGTTCGATAGACGGCACGGAATCTTTTTATATACTATCCGCGTCGGTATTATTGTCTGTAATCCACATCTGTTTAAAGAAATCGGACACACCTATGAGCAACAAAAGAGCAATCGCGTACCCGCCACAGGAGCAGTACGACAATTGGCAAGACCACGCGGAGAATTTGGATATGTCGGTATCTCAATTCATCACCGGGATGGTTGAGGCAGGACGCAAGAAGTTTGACGCGCAGATCACCCCTGACGAGTCGGTTTCAGAATTACGGGATCAACGAAACGATCTGAAAGATGAGCTTGCGCGGACCCGAGAGCGGGTAGAGAAATTAGAGTCTCAGTTGCACGCTGGCGAGCGGGGATCTATGATCAACCATATTCGAGCTAATCCGGGCTGTACGTTTGCAGAGGTGCAACAAGAAGTAGCAGAGAAATCCGGAGAGAGGCTAATGAGATACGTCGAGGCCCTGAGTGGCGAGAAAATAGAGCGGCGCGATGGGAAGCTCTATCCTGTTGAAGGAGGCGAGTAGTGACCCGGACGGGGATTGCGGACCCCTCGGAATATCTCGGGATCTACAAGTCCATTGACGACGTTCCCGATATGTATTCGCTGAGCCGGCTATCAGTAGGGTACAGCGACCAGGATCTATGGGCTGAGTTTATCGAGTCACGGAGCCATCTATCAGAAGCGACTATCAAGTACACGTATGGCCGTTTGGAACGGTTGTGGAAACCGTTTTGCGAGAAGCGTGGGATCAATCCGGCGTTCCCCGATCCGGACGACGTTGAAGATTTCTTTGCACAGCAGTTAGCCGAGCGATCGATTCAGACAGTGTATGACTCTCGGTTCGTTCCGCTGTTCAAATTCTTTGAATGGCTATTACACCACACGGAGTACCCACATCGGTACAACCCGGTCGTTATGGCCGCAGTATCCGGCGAGGCGGGTTTTCGTCTGTGGGAGAAGAGACTTGAGGAATGTGGAGTAGAAAAATGAGTAACGAAAAAGCACAATTAGCAGAGGCGTTCGGCCGTTCAACTGACCCGCTCGCAGAACACGAACCGATCTACAGGGAGTTGGATGTTGACCCGTTCGAGCTTTGGCTTGACGAGGAGATCCGAGCGAGGGGGATCACTGAGGGATCTACAAACAACTACGTCGTGGCTGCTCGGCAATTCAAGGAGTATATGTGGTCAGTTCACGACCGACATCCCGCTTGCCCAACAATCGAACACGCAAAGGGATTCGCAGAGTGGCTTCGTGAGAGCGAGGGCAACAACAATACCACAGTATCGAAGAAGATGATGTTTCTCACTCAGGCGTTCAGGTACTTCGGGAACGACGCCGCTTTTCCGAATGAATCCGACTTCAACCCCTTCGCTTCGGCTCGAAGTAAGATCGATTTGACCCCACCGGACAAGAAGCCGATGCCGCGAGTCACAGAAGATGATCTGCGGCGTGTTATCTCGGGGGTGACGAACATTCGAGACCGGGCAATTATCGTTATGCAGTTGAAGTTAGGCCTTCGCTCGGGCGAGCTATGCAATATCAAATTGGAGGATATTCACATTCGGGACGATGAGTTACTTCGCCACTATGAGGAGATGGGGACAAATCAGCACTTGAACGGCCGAGAGAACGCAGTGTATATCCCCCACGATCGCGAAGGTAACAAGTCTCGACGTCCCCGGACACTTCCTCTTGACGACGAACTTCGGGGGCTGCTTCTCCGGTGGCTATTGATCCGCCACGACGTATCTGAGCCGTGGCTATTCCTGTCGTACACGAAGGGACACCAGTTAGAATCGACGGTAATCAACGATATGTGGAAGGACTACTGGCACCCGGAGTACGAGGAGACTCCCCGCCACCGTGCAGTGACAGCTCATTTCGGCCGGCATCACTTCACGACGTTTTGGCGGGTACAGAAGGACGCCCCGGAGGAGTTGGTGAAGTATATGCGTGGAGACGTCGTTTCGGGATCAAGGAATATGCAGAACAGCGGGGACGCAATTCACTCGTACATCCACACTTACTACGAGGATATTGAGGAGTTATACACGAATGAAATTTGGAAGCTGAATTTGTAGTCAGAACAAATATCACAGTTTAGTCAGCTCATTCTGCGAATTAGCCCATTTGAGTCTTCGTGATCTTCTTGTGGACATTCATTGCGTGATACGGTAGGCCCTGCGTCAATTTTTTAAGTATATCTCACCTATATTTGACCGAAATGGCCCGAATCTCGTTCGACACTATGCCTGCCCGTGCTGTGAGTCTCGGGCCCTCGCAGTACGGGATCTCTGAGTAAGAGGAGTTTCGATAGTGGTTGGGGGGGAACCCCTGTAATAAACGCCTCGGTTCTCGTTGTGCTAGTCGTAGTAGTACTGGCTACATCAATTGGTTTTTGTACCGGAATTATTAGCGGAGAGTACGTACTAAAACGTGTTATAGAAATGACGAGTGCAACCCTGGTGGGGTGCATCCTGATGCGAGTAAGGGAGATGGCTAATAATACGAATGACAAATAATCAAAAGAGAGGACTATCTTCAGATCAAGAAGAATTATTGAGAAAAAAGATACGGTGTCAGGAGAACGGTGAGCAGACAATTGAATTAGCAAGGCAAGAAATAGAGAGAATCTGCAATGTAATTCAGGTTGATAACAGGGTCTCCCATTTAGCAAATGCCATCTACCGCCGGTCCTTAGAGAAGAAATTCATAGAAAATCGTACGATAGGTACAGTCGCTGCAGCCGCGGTTTATGCAGCTTGTCGAATTGAAAATGAGCCCCGAAGTGCAGATAAAGTGAGCGGGGTAGCTACTGAGACTATAGCAGATAGGGCTCGGGATGTGACAATATTAAAAAGAGTCTATTCTGAAATGAGTACTGCACTAGAACTTAGGACGGGGCCAGTAGACCCAAAAGCACTAATTCCGAGATTTGTTGATCAGTTGAATTTAAACTCTGAATGCGAGGCGAAGGCCAAAGAATTACTCGATACGGTTGACGAAACAGTCAAATCAGGCAAGTCCCCAAGAAGTCTAGCCGCAGCCGCTGTTTATTGTTCCTCTCTCCTCCATAACGAGATGCGGACTC
This is a stretch of genomic DNA from Halobellus sp. MBLA0158. It encodes these proteins:
- a CDS encoding winged helix-turn-helix domain-containing protein, with the protein product MGRKRDEGGRYQETVSIDDVLELFTDTEPRTTSEVAEALDVAQRTAYNKLEALTERGDIRKKKIGGLAVVWWRPDPPKSGE
- a CDS encoding transcription factor TFIIB cyclin-related protein, producing the protein MTNNQKRGLSSDQEELLRKKIRCQENGEQTIELARQEIERICNVIQVDNRVSHLANAIYRRSLEKKFIENRTIGTVAAAAVYAACRIENEPRSADKVSGVATETIADRARDVTILKRVYSEMSTALELRTGPVDPKALIPRFVDQLNLNSECEAKAKELLDTVDETVKSGKSPRSLAAAAVYCSSLLHNEMRTQEQVAEVADLSETTIRERYQEMIYEVGVMDEED
- a CDS encoding tyrosine-type recombinase/integrase, which codes for MSNEKAQLAEAFGRSTDPLAEHEPIYRELDVDPFELWLDEEIRARGITEGSTNNYVVAARQFKEYMWSVHDRHPACPTIEHAKGFAEWLRESEGNNNTTVSKKMMFLTQAFRYFGNDAAFPNESDFNPFASARSKIDLTPPDKKPMPRVTEDDLRRVISGVTNIRDRAIIVMQLKLGLRSGELCNIKLEDIHIRDDELLRHYEEMGTNQHLNGRENAVYIPHDREGNKSRRPRTLPLDDELRGLLLRWLLIRHDVSEPWLFLSYTKGHQLESTVINDMWKDYWHPEYEETPRHRAVTAHFGRHHFTTFWRVQKDAPEELVKYMRGDVVSGSRNMQNSGDAIHSYIHTYYEDIEELYTNEIWKLNL